The DNA region GCTGGAGACCACGTTCCAATGCGCCGAAGGGGCCGTCAGCCTCATCGACTTCATGCACCCCCGCGGCACGACACCCGACCTCGCGCGCATCGTGGTTGGACATCGTGGCAGGGTGGCTCTGCGCACCGAGCTGATCCTGCGGTTCGGCTATGGCTACACGGTACCGTGGGTGACGCGCCTCGATGACGGTCGTCTGCGCGCGATTGCCGGACCCGACATGGTCGTGGTGCGCTCGGACGTCGACCTCCACGGAGAAGGCCTTTCCACGGTGGGCGAGTTCAGTGTCGGTGCGGGCCAGTGTGTCAGCTTCGTGATGTCGTGGGGCCCTTCGCACCTGCCGCCGCCCGACTCGATCGATGCGCGCGCCGAGCTTGCCGCGACCGAAGCGCACTGGCAGGAGTGGACAAGTCATTCGACCTACAATGGCGAATGGGCGGATGCGGTCGAGCGGTCGCTCATCACGCTCAAGGCGCTCACCTATCAGCCGACCGGCGGCATCGTCGCCGCACCCACCACATCGCTGCCGGAGCACATAGGCGGCGAGCGCAACTGGGACTATCGCTACTGCTGGCTGCGCGACGCGACGCTGGCACTGCTCTCTCTCATGGATGCAGGCTACATGGAGGAGGCCGAGGCGTGGCGGACGTGGCTGCTGCGCGCGGCGGCCGGCAGCCCCTCGCAGCTCCAGATCATGTACGGCCTCGCCGGCGAGCGGCACCTGCTCGAGTGGAGCGTCCCGTGGCTGCCCGGCTATGAGGCATCCTCACCCGTGCGCGTCGGCAATGGCGCGCATGACCAGGTTCAGCTCGATGTGTTCGGGGAGGTGCTCGATGCGATGCATCACGCGCGCGAGGCCGGCCTCGACGCGAGCGAGGAGTCGTGGCGGCTGCAGCAGGAGCTGGTATACCACCTCGAATCGATCTGGGAACAGCCCGACGAGGGCATCTGGGAGGTCCGCGGCGGGCGCCAGCACTTCACGCATTCCAAGGTGATGGCTTGGGTCGCCCTGGACCGCGCGATCAAGGGCGCGGAACGCTACGGCCTGGATGCGCCCCTCGACCGGTGGCGCTCGACGCGCAGGCGGATCCACGACGAGGTCTGCGCCCACGGCTTCGACCCGCAGCTTGGCAGCTTCGTGCAGGCGTTCGGCTCGAAGCAGCTGGACGCGAGCCTGCTGATGCTGCCGCTCGTCGGGTTCCTGCCGATCGAGGACGAACGCATCCGCGGAACGGTCGAGGCGATCGAGCGCGACCTGACGGTGGACGGCTTCGTGCTCCGTTATGACAGTGCCGGCACCGACGACGGCCTGCCTCCCGGCGAGGGTGCCTTCCTGGCGTGCAGCTTCTGGCTCGCCGACAACCTGGCGCTGCTTGGTCGCATCGATGACGCGCGCAGACTGTTCGAGCGCCTGCTCGCACTGCGCAACGATGTCGGCCTGCTGGCGGAGGAGTACGACCCGCATTCCGGCCGGCTCGTCGGCAACTTTCCGCAGGCGTTCTCCCACATCGGCGTGATCGACACCGCGCTGAATCTGTCGCGTGCAGTGGGTGGTGAGCGGAAGCCGGCGGAGCAGCGTTCCGGGGAGGGACTGGCCGTGAGCTGAGCCGCGCTGGCCCCTCCTTGCCGCGCAACCAATGGGAGACAGTACAAAAAACCGCCCGGATGTGTTATATTGTAGTTCTGAACTGTGCGAAGGCGCGCAGCTTCCTGTCGCCCGCGGTGGAGCCTTCCGTGAAGGCGCCGTCGCGGGCGAACGTGTTTCTGGGGAGGGGACCCGGTTCTACAAACGGAAAGGAGCCGAGCGAATGGCAGGCTACTCGAACGGAAACCGTCGTGTGCGCGACGTACAGCTTCACGTCGACGCTGACCTGCACCCCGGCTGGGTGAACGGAGCGGACGTCGCTCTCGCGCCCGGTGATATCGTGGTGTGCACCGACGGACGCGCCGAAGTCGTGAAGGTACTCGGCTGGACCGGAGACCGGAGCCGGCTGCTCGAGTTGCGGCTCGACGTGCCCGGAGCGAAGCCTTTCTTCGCCGCTGCCTCGAACGTCCTCGCCGCACCGGCCAACGCCTGAGCGGCCACCCGCTGAAGCACCAGATCGAAACCCGCGCGCATGCTGCGCGCGGCGATTCCTGTAAGGAACGGACAGTACGGATGCACTCGACGAAGACGTCGCCACCCGCGCCAGCACGCGCGGGCGGCTTTGCGGACCTCGGTCTGCACGAACACCTCATGCGGGCGCTGGACCGGCTCGAGTTCACGACGCCCACAGCGGTCCAGGCGGAAGCGATTCCGGCTGCCTCCGCAGGACGCGACGTGCTGGCCTGCGCGTCCACCGGCAGCGGCAAGACCGCGGCCTTCCTGCTCCCGCTGCTCGAGCAGCTGCGCGAGACGCCGCGCGGCGAGACACGTGCTCTCGTCCTGGTGCCGACGCGCGAGCTGGC from Longimicrobiales bacterium includes:
- a CDS encoding glycoside hydrolase family 15 protein, which encodes MALRIEDYALIGDCESAALVGKDGSIDWLCWPRFDSPACFAALLGTPEHGRWQVAPTAPDVTVSRRYRPGTLVLETTFQCAEGAVSLIDFMHPRGTTPDLARIVVGHRGRVALRTELILRFGYGYTVPWVTRLDDGRLRAIAGPDMVVVRSDVDLHGEGLSTVGEFSVGAGQCVSFVMSWGPSHLPPPDSIDARAELAATEAHWQEWTSHSTYNGEWADAVERSLITLKALTYQPTGGIVAAPTTSLPEHIGGERNWDYRYCWLRDATLALLSLMDAGYMEEAEAWRTWLLRAAAGSPSQLQIMYGLAGERHLLEWSVPWLPGYEASSPVRVGNGAHDQVQLDVFGEVLDAMHHAREAGLDASEESWRLQQELVYHLESIWEQPDEGIWEVRGGRQHFTHSKVMAWVALDRAIKGAERYGLDAPLDRWRSTRRRIHDEVCAHGFDPQLGSFVQAFGSKQLDASLLMLPLVGFLPIEDERIRGTVEAIERDLTVDGFVLRYDSAGTDDGLPPGEGAFLACSFWLADNLALLGRIDDARRLFERLLALRNDVGLLAEEYDPHSGRLVGNFPQAFSHIGVIDTALNLSRAVGGERKPAEQRSGEGLAVS